The following coding sequences are from one Loxodonta africana isolate mLoxAfr1 chromosome 18, mLoxAfr1.hap2, whole genome shotgun sequence window:
- the LOC135228042 gene encoding olfactory receptor-like protein DTMT, which yields MSGKNQTIISEFILLGLPIDPEQRILFYGLFLAIYVTTVLGNLVVIVLIRLDSHLHTPMYLFLSNLSFSDLCFSSVTMPKLLQNMQSQVPSIPYTSCLAQIYFFLFFGDLENFLLVAMAYDRYVAICFPLHYTTIMSPQLCLSLVAPSWVLTTFHAMLHTLLTARLCFCADNLIPHFFCDMSALLKLACSDTQVNELVIFITGGLVVVIPFILIIISYVRIISSILKVPSARGIHKAFSTCGSHLSVVSLFYGSVIGLYLCPSANNSTVKEIVMAMMYTVVTPMLNPFIYSLRNRDIKGALGRAFHKKTFPFYL from the coding sequence ATGTCAGGAAAAAATCAAACCATCATCTCTGAGTTCATCCTCCTGGGCCTGCCCATTGATCCAGAGCAGCGAATCCTGTTCTATGGCCTGTTCCTGGCCATATATGTTACTACCGTCCTGGGCAACCTTGTCGTCATAGTCCTCATTCGGCTGGACTCCCatctccacacacccatgtatttGTTTCTCAGCAACTTGTCcttctctgacctctgcttctccTCGGTCACAATGCCCAAATTGCTGCAGAACATGCAGAGCCAAGTCCCATCCATCCCCTACACAAGCTGCCTGGCCCAGATATACTTCTTCCTGTTTTTTGGTGACCTGGAGAACTTCCTCCTTGtggccatggcctatgaccgctatgtggccatctgcttcccctTGCACTACACCACCATCATGAGCCCCCAGCTCTGTCTCTCCCTGGTGGCACCGTCCTGGGTGCTGACCACGTTCCATGCCATGCTGCACACCCTGCTCACTGCCAGGTTGTGTTTTTGTGCAGACAACTTGATCCCCCATTTTTTCTGTGATATGTCTGCTCTACTGAAGCTGGCCTGCTCTGACACTCAGGTTAATGAGTTGGTGATATTCATCACAGGAGGACTCGTTGTCGTCATCCCATTCATACTCATAATTATATCCTATGTAAGAATCATCTCCTCCATCCTCAAGGTCCCTTCTGCCAGGGGCATCCATAAGGCTTTTTCCACATGTGGCTCCCACCTCTCCGTGGTGTCACTGTTCTATGGGTCTgttattggtctctacttatgCCCATCAGCTAATAATTCTACTGTGAAGGAGATCGTCATGGCTATGATGTACACTGTGGTGAcccccatgctgaaccccttcatctacagcctgaggaacagagACATAAAGGGAGCCCTGGGAAGAGCCTTTCATAAAAAGACATTTCCCTTCTATCTATGA